The following is a genomic window from Sebaldella sp. S0638.
TGCAGACTATGCTACAAAGTCTAATATCGTATTAGGGGATTATTATCTGTCTCAAAATGATCTTGTTAAAGGAGAAAGCTATTATAAAAAAGCTTTAGGAGATAAATCGAAAGTAAATCCTGACACTATATCAGCTGCTTTAAAACTGGGTAATTTATATTTATATCAAGGAAAAAATGACCAGGCAGGAGAATATTTCGAATGGGCAAATACTGCTACAGGAGATAAAGAAGTACGTATTCTTGAAGTATTAGGAACATATTACTACAGAGTAGAGAAAAAAGATCTTGCTGAAAGCAAATTCCTTAAAGGAGCACAAGTAGCACCGACTGATATACCAATTAGATTAACATTAATAGAATTCTATGAATTAAAAGGAGATACTACAAGTTCAACTAAGTATTTCAAAGAAATTCAAAAATTAAACCCTGAGTTCAAATATTCTACATTAGGGACTTACTTTGCACAAACTGGAAATACAGATTTAGCAATCAAATATCTTACAAGATCACAGCAAAGTGAAAAAGATCCATATGCTGACTATGTTTTAGGAGCTATTTACTATAATCAGGGAATAGAAGCTGAGAGAAAAGGTGACGCCGCTACAGCTAAAACATTAAAAGATAAAGGTGTAAAATCACTTGAAAGCGCATCTAAAAAAGGTGTAAAAGATGCAACAGATGCATTAGCTGAAATTAAAAATTCAGGTAAATAATATAGAAAAACTGCCGTCTTAAGAGATCGGCATTTTTTTTGTGTAAATATATAATATACTGGAAAAACAGGGTGTTTTTATGGTATAATAAGTTTTAAAAGGCGGGCAGGGGAATAAAAGGAAAAAGAAATAAAAAATGGAGGTATAGAAAAAATGGCAAGAAAAAAAGAAGAAGCACCACAGTTAAATGAAAAAGAGAAAATCATAGATTTAGCCATGAAACAAATACAAAAAGAATATGGAGAAGGTTCCATAATGAAACTCGGCGAAAATCAGAAAATGAATATAAAGTCGATCTCTACAGGAAGTTTGAATTTAGACATTGCATTAGGTGTAGGAGGAGTTCCGAGAGGAAGAATAATAGAAATTTATGGTGCGGAATCTTCTGGAAAAACTACTCTTGCTATTCATATAATAGCTGAGGCACAAAAACTCGGAGGAGTGGCAGGCTTTATAGATGCGGAACACGCACTTGATCCTGTTTATGCGAAGGCACTGGGAGTAAATATAGACGAACTTTTGATATCACAGCCGGACACAGGGGAACAGGCGTTGGAAATAGCTGATATGCTTGTAAGAAGCGGAGCTTTGGATGTAATAGTAATAGATTCCGTAGCAGCTTTAGTACCAAAAGCAGAGATAGAAGGAGAAATGGGAGACCAGCAGATGGGACTTCAGGCAAGGCTTATGTCAAAGGCCCTTAGAAAATTAACAGGAAGTATATCAAAATCAAATACAGTAATGATTTTCATAAACCAGATCAGAGAAAAAATCGGAGGATTTTCATTTGTTCCCGGAGTACAGACAACTACTTCAGGAGGAAGAGCGCTGAAATTCTTCTCTACAGTAAGAATGGAAGTAAAAAGAATAGGTTCTATAAAACAGGGTGACGAAGTAATTGGTAATGAAACTCTTGTAAAAGTAACAAAGAATAAAGTATCTCCTCCATTTAAAGAAGCCAGATTTAATATTATGTATGGAAAGGGAATCTCTAAAATCGGGGAAATACTGGATATAGCCATAGAGAACGGTATTGTTGCCAAGAGCGGAGCCTGGTTTAGTTATGGCGACGAAAGACTTGGTCAGGGAAGAGTAAATGTAGAAAACTCTCTCTCTGAAAATACAGAACTGCTTGGAAGAATAGAATCAGATGTAATGAAGATTATAAAACCGGCAGCGGAAGAAGCCGAAGATAACAGCAGCACAGCAGAAGTAAAAGAAACAAAAGAAACGAAGCCGGCAAAAGAAACTAAAGCAAAAAAAGAGAAAAAAGACGATGAAGATAAATAAAATTGCAAGAAACAGAATTTTTTTATCAAATGAAGAGATTATGGATATTAATTTAGACATAAAGATTAAATATGACCTTAAAGAAGATATGGATATAGACAGCCTCTATGATGAAATTTCATATGAGGCTTCTCTTTCAAAAGCTCTGTATTATTTATCGCTGAGAGACCGGACAGAGGAAGAACTCAGGATAAAACTGGG
Proteins encoded in this region:
- the recA gene encoding recombinase RecA, which gives rise to MARKKEEAPQLNEKEKIIDLAMKQIQKEYGEGSIMKLGENQKMNIKSISTGSLNLDIALGVGGVPRGRIIEIYGAESSGKTTLAIHIIAEAQKLGGVAGFIDAEHALDPVYAKALGVNIDELLISQPDTGEQALEIADMLVRSGALDVIVIDSVAALVPKAEIEGEMGDQQMGLQARLMSKALRKLTGSISKSNTVMIFINQIREKIGGFSFVPGVQTTTSGGRALKFFSTVRMEVKRIGSIKQGDEVIGNETLVKVTKNKVSPPFKEARFNIMYGKGISKIGEILDIAIENGIVAKSGAWFSYGDERLGQGRVNVENSLSENTELLGRIESDVMKIIKPAAEEAEDNSSTAEVKETKETKPAKETKAKKEKKDDEDK
- a CDS encoding lipopolysaccharide assembly protein LapB; amino-acid sequence: MKKIIVILTILGGMLVFADAKSDFEGAIQMIRDNKVTDAVKALDKLSKGRDADYATKSNIVLGDYYLSQNDLVKGESYYKKALGDKSKVNPDTISAALKLGNLYLYQGKNDQAGEYFEWANTATGDKEVRILEVLGTYYYRVEKKDLAESKFLKGAQVAPTDIPIRLTLIEFYELKGDTTSSTKYFKEIQKLNPEFKYSTLGTYFAQTGNTDLAIKYLTRSQQSEKDPYADYVLGAIYYNQGIEAERKGDAATAKTLKDKGVKSLESASKKGVKDATDALAEIKNSGK